From the genome of Malus sylvestris chromosome 6, drMalSylv7.2, whole genome shotgun sequence, one region includes:
- the LOC126627244 gene encoding disease resistance protein RPM1-like produces MESAASLLIGKIAAILENEASSITAVRDEVDELKLELISMKSFLIDAEGKEPQTEGEKTWVTSVRDLTCDAENVIDEFLYHIYDKQSATPFTKLLHRTIYFPKNLWYRHRIAKKLQKITKKMKAIPERNERYGVSTIEGTSSGSVPRWVKNKAESSLYIMEDELIGIEDKKQTLMGLLMNGEENEMVVSVVGMGGSGKTTLVANIFNNENVKRHFDCYAWITVSQTFVIEDLFKNLIKQFHQGRKEEVTAQLDSMSYKELLEMLSAYLKSKRYLVVLDDVWDIKLWQEIKIPLLNRHHGSRIMLTTRKKDIASYSFEVESRPIEIEPLGNNEAWELFSKKAFSTYDNKSCPPELESLAWKLVDKCEGLPLAVVTLGGLMSSKRSSSEWRSVYNSLNWHLTNNPMLEPMSSILLLSFNNLPNRLKPCFLYCGLFPEDYLIKRNRLIRLWIAEGFVEPIDGVTLEEVAEGYLVELIVRSMLQVEKNEARGLGACKMHDLVRELALSTSKKEKFGATYVGREIVDKAEIRRLSIQTTEREINSCTGMSELRSFLVFGALKKLPSGFKLLRVLDLEGAPIDRFPDELVYLFNLRYLNLKGTLIEELPESIGRLRNLQTLNIRDSKIKALPKAICKLVNLRHLIMHRYTGDHYSFIYVNGTKPASDLSKLQKLQFLRCVESEGKIIKGIRNMTQLTNLGITNVKASDEMDLCDSLQKLELLHSLILMASDEEEFLRVNALRLPPPYLQKVCLAGKLERVPLWFGSLQNLTCMILYWSRLEEDVQPHIQALPNLERLELYNAYVGEKLCFSRGFIKLKRLELLDFPLLNSIAIEKGAMPNLQALRIRRCAELKTLPQGIEFLADVERLILISVPMQLMESVKGGTDHPKVQHIPEINMYYERQNRWCHESFSGRRIKPQKHL; encoded by the exons ATGGAGTCAGCTGCATCACTGTTGATTGGGAAAATTGCGGCCATTCTTGAGAACGAAGCATCTTCCATAACGGCAGTCCGTGATGAAGTTGATGAGCTTAAGCTGGAGCTTATAAGCATGAAATCTTTCTTAATAGATGCTGAAGGCAAGGAACCACAAACAGAAGGAGAGAAAACGTGGGTTACAAGCGTCAGAGATTTGACCTGCGATGCTGAAAATGTCATTGATGAGTTCCTGTATCACATATATGACAAGCAAAGTGCCACTCCATTTACAAAATTGCTCCACAGAACCATTTACTTTCCAAAGAATCTTTGGTATAGGCATCGAATAGccaaaaaattacagaaaatcaCGAAAAAGATGAAAGCCATTCCAGAGAGGAATGAGAGATATGGTGTCTCTACAATAGAAGGAACAAGTTCGGGTAGTGTTCCCAGATGGGTGAAGAACAAAGCCGAGTCTTCTCTTTATATTATGGAAGATGAATTAATCGGCATTGAAGACAAGAAGCAAACGTTAATGGGATTGTTGATGAATGGCGAGGAAAATGAAATGGTTGTGTCTGTGGTCGGGATGGGAGGATCAGGCAAGACAACTCTAGTTGCCAATATCTTCAACAACGAAAATGTAAAGCGGCATTTTGACTGTTATGCATGGATCACTGTTTCTCAAACTTTTGTGATCGAAGACTTATTCAAAAATCTGATCAAGCAATTCCACcaaggaagaaaggaagaggTGACAGCACAATTGGATTCCATGAGTTACAAAGAATTGTTAGAGATGTTGTCGGCATACTTGAAGTCTAAAAGGTACCTCGTTGTATTGGATGATGTGTGGGATATTAAACTTTGGCAAGAAATAAAGATACCACTTCTTAATAGGCATCATGGAAGTCGAATCATGCTTACAACTCGAAAGAAAGACATAGCATCCTATTCTTTTGAAGTTGAAAGTCGTCCTATTGAAATTGAACCCTTGGGAAACAATGAAGCTTGGGAGCTCTTTAGCAAGAAAGCATTCTCAACTTACGATAATAAATCTTGTCCACCAGAGCTTGAATCCTTAGCATGGAAACTTGTGGATAAGTGTGAAGGCCTACCTCTGGCAGTGGTAACTTTAGGTGGTCTAATGTCTTCCAAGAGGTCATCATCGGAATGGAGAAGTGTATATAACAGCTTAAATTGGCACTTGACTAACAATCCTATGCTAGAACCAATGAGCAGCATCTTGTTGCTTAGTTTCAACAATTTGCCCAACCGGTTGAAGCCCTGTTTCCTATATTGTGGCCTTTTCCCAGAAGATTATCTCATCAAAAGAAACAGGTTGATCAGGTTGTGGATAGCTGAAGGGTTTGTTGAACCAATTGATGGGGTCACACTAGAAGAAGTTGCAGAGGGCTATCTTGTGGAACTTATTGTTCGTAGCATGCTACAAGTTGAAAAGAATGAAGCTAGAGGACTAGGAGCATGTAAAATGCATGATCTTGTGCGTGAGCTTGCTTTGTCGACATCAAAAAAGGAAAAGTTTGGTGCTACGTATGTTGGCAGAGAAATAGTTGATAAAGCTGAAATCCGGCGATTGTCAATTCAAACAACTGAAAGAGAAATTAATTCTTGCACAGGTATGTCAGAGCTTCGCTCCTTTCTTGTCTTTGGCGCGTTAAAGAAATTGCCTTCTGGATTCAAGTTGTTGAGAGTTCTAGATCTGGAGGGTGCCCCAATTGATAGATTTCCAGATGAACTAGTGTACTTGTTCAACTTAAGATATTTAAATTTGAAGGGAACTTTAATTGAGGAGCTTCCAGAATCCATCGGACGGCTTCGCAACCTTCAAACCTTGAACATCCGTGACAGTAAGATAAAGGCACTTCCGAAAGCAATCTGCAAGTTAGTAAACCTACGCCATCTAATCATGCATCGTTACACTGGTGATCATTATAGCTTTATATATGTCAATGGGACAAAACCAGCATCCGATCTAAGTAAATTACAGAAACTGCAATTTTTGCGATGTGTTGAATCAGAAGGAAAGATTATTAAAGGCATCAGGAATATGACCCAACTTACAAACCTCGGGATTACAAATGTGAAAGCAAGTGACGAGATGGACCTATGTGACTCCCTTCAAAAGTTAGAGCTCCTTCACTCTTTGATTTTAATGGCAAGTGATGAAGAGGAGTTTCTTCGAGTTAATGCACTACGTTTGCCTCCTCCATACCTTCAAAAGGTctgtttggccggaaaactaGAAAGGGTACCTCTTTGGTTTGGTTCACTCCAAAACCTGACGTGTATGATTCTATATTGGTCTAGACTTGAAGAAGATGTGCAACCTCACATTCAAGCATTGCCGAATCTTGAAAGGCTTGAGCTATATAATGCATATGTTGGCGAAAAATTATGTTTCTCCAGAGGCTTCATAAAGCTTAAGCGTTTGGAATTACTTGACTTCCCCTTGTTGAATAGTATAGCTATAGAGAAAGGGGCGATGCCAAATCTCCAGGCCTTACGGATTAGGCGTTGCGCGGAGTTAAAGACATTGCCGCAGGGCATTGAGTTCCTTGCTGACGTAGAACGCTTGATTCTGATTTCTGTTCCAATGCAACTTATGGAGTCCGTAAAAGGAGGCACGGATCATCCAAAGGTACAACACATTCCTGAAATCAACATGTATTACGAGAGACAAAATAGGTGGTGTCATGAAAGCTTTTCTGGTAGAAG AATCAAGCCTCAGAAGCACTTGTGA